From a region of the Sphingopyxis sp. YR583 genome:
- a CDS encoding RNA polymerase sigma factor, translated as MSRDPAALEAFSTAYRPLLLTFFARRVRSWSEAEDLTQEVFMRLADADLETIVKPEAYLYTMAANLVRDRARREHYRLAVKEDYANQPGIGVEYLDPHRLAEGQELLRELDLALRDLPERTRRVFVLYRIEGLPMKKIASELGISLSGVEKHVRRGLAFLVDRLEREP; from the coding sequence GTGAGCAGGGATCCCGCAGCACTGGAAGCGTTCAGCACGGCCTATCGGCCGCTGCTGCTGACCTTCTTTGCGCGGCGCGTCCGCTCCTGGTCGGAAGCCGAAGATCTGACGCAGGAGGTTTTTATGCGTCTCGCCGACGCCGACCTTGAGACTATCGTGAAGCCCGAAGCCTATCTCTACACCATGGCCGCCAATCTCGTGCGCGACCGCGCGCGCCGCGAGCATTACCGGCTCGCGGTGAAGGAGGATTATGCGAACCAGCCCGGCATCGGCGTCGAATATCTCGACCCGCACCGCCTGGCCGAGGGACAGGAGCTGCTCCGCGAACTCGATCTTGCGCTGCGCGATCTGCCCGAGCGCACGCGCCGCGTCTTCGTCCTCTACCGCATCGAGGGGCTGCCGATGAAGAAGATCGCCTCCGAACTCGGCATATCGCTGAGCGGCGTCGAAAAACATGTCCGGCGCGGTCTCGCCTTTCTGGTCGACCGGTTGGAGAGGGAGCCATGA